Part of the Juglans regia cultivar Chandler chromosome 14, Walnut 2.0, whole genome shotgun sequence genome, ATTTTTGGGTAAGAGTTCTTCATCTGTTTGttgttgggttttgattttcctGGGTTCTGTTTgttgttgggtttttattttcctGGGTTGAGGTCTCTGCCGTTCTCTTTGGGTTGCTGAAGTCCTTTTTGTTTGTATGTGAAAAATCTGTGCGGAGGAATCTGTTGGTGTATGAACCCCATTAAAGCATGTTTGTGTTCATCGTTACTTgtacaaaaatcttatttacttATGTTTACTGATTGGTGTGTCCATACACCAAAAATAAGATTCAGACACCAACagattacttacaaaaatcttacCTGAGGTTCTGTTGGTGTATGGACACATCATCGTTATTTgtacaaaaatcttatttacttatttacttatttactcTGAAAATAATACAGAGTTAGTCTGAAGCATGTAtgtttttcctaattttatGCAAGTTTGTTTATCTCCCCTTCAAAAATCTTTCACCATTTAGtcaaagtaatttatttttgtgatggaGGAGATACCCACAGGAGGCAtatctcttttgtatacttcattaatcaacaaaaatattaattaaagtgGATAATTAACatatcaacaaaaatattaattaaagtggataattataactttcccaTCTAATTTATCCTTAATCAGATCCCACATGAAGTGTTAGGCCGAAATAGTTCGGTCTGCCATTAATTATCTGCACcacaaaattatgaattttgtcATTAACTAGACTTTTAAAAAGTAATGGCGcctagtaattaattaaactcaAAAGATTAGAAGAACAACTTTTAACTAGCTActcataaattataaaaagcTTATTCTAATCATAACCTTTAAATTAAGCATGCACTTAACTAAGCACAAATGGAGGTGGCCGCCAGCCACCATGCGTGTAATTGctcttaattaaatattacttggTTATGATGAGCTGTCATCATGTTGTGGCTGGCCGAAATTTTGAACTTTGCTTGATCTAGTCATGTATTGTTCATGTGGAGAAACATCGAGGTTCACGGTACATGCATCAAGCTTTGAGCATGCCCTTTTAATCTTTTGCGCAGGAATATAATCTGAATAATTGTTTAATTGTTAGTTTCAACACCCATAAATACTTTTGCacgatagtttaatttttttccagCTATAAAAACCCACATGTTGAATGTCAATTAGCTGTCTTGATAATTTATACTAATTTTCAGAATGGAAAACCGAAAAGAACAGCCAAGTACGCAGACATTATCTAGCTCAAATCCCCCATCCGAGGTATGTATGttatatgatttaatatatcaaCAACATTTGTATTGTTGACTcgatatttttttccaaaatacatcaataacTTTATCTAATAACATGTTAGGCCATACCATCAACGGCACCAAACATTCCAAATTACATGCCTGGTTATTTTGGACCAGTGCCTACATGGTCACTGGCTTTTCTACCATATCTAGTTGGCAACCCATTTCAACATATCATGGAACCTCCGACTCCTATCAGCAATACAAGCTCCGCCACAAGCAGAGTAGTTGGTTCAGAGGATAATAGGCCTGATGGTGGGGAAACTTCAGCGCCATGTGGATCTCCACGAGCTGAAGAATGTACTGAGCATAGACCAAGTCCTACGGAAGCTGATCGTAATGATACaattgaggagccaaagtcgggaatggagtttaattcctttgaagatttattaagttattataaggaatatggtaagaaatgtgggtttggggtgatgacaaaaCGGACCGAGAGGGGAGAAGATGAGTCTGTTAGATATGTCACCCTTGCTTGTGCTCGCGGTGGGAAGGCCCGGAATAGGATGTTGAATGTTGCTAACCCACGGCCGACAGGGAAAACtgaatgtaaggcaaagattaaCGCCTTAAGGCAAGATGGTGTGCTTCGGTTGACGACAGTACATAATATCCATAACCACGGCCTCAGTACAAAGAAATCTCGCTTTTTccgatgtaatagagaagtaaGTGATGCTGTAAAAAGGGTCCTCGATACAAATGATTTGGCTGGCATCCGAACGAATAAGAGTTAtggatctcttgttgttggcgcgggtggattcgagaacctcccatttttggaaaatgattgtcgtAATTATATTGACAAGGCCAGACATTTACGACTTGGagcaggtggtgctggagcgctCCGAGATTACTTTTTACGGATGCAGTTCAAAAATCTTGGGTTTTTTTATATGATGGATATAGATGATGAGGGGAGGTTAAAGAACGTCTTCTGGGCAGACCCTCGTAGTAGAGCAGCGTACCAAGATTTTGGTGACgtggtcacattcgacaccacGTACCTAACGAATcgatatgggatgccctttgcaccatttgttggtgtaaaccaccatggacaGTCAATTTTGTTGGGGGCAGGCCtgatttccagtgaggataccgagacctttgtgtggttattcGAGACATGGTTGCAATGCATGGATGGTATCGCTCCGAAGGCTATTATCACTGATCAGGAtagagcgatgaaaaatgcGATCGTTCTTGTTTTCCCAAAAACCCGGCATAGATTTTGTCTTTGGCATATACTAAAG contains:
- the LOC109003341 gene encoding protein FAR1-RELATED SEQUENCE 5-like, with amino-acid sequence MTKRTERGEDESVRYVTLACARGGKARNRMLNVANPRPTGKTECKAKINALRQDGVLRLTTVHNIHNHGLSTKKSRFFRCNREVSDAVKRVLDTNDLAGIRTNKSYGSLVVGAGGAGALRDYFLRMQFKNLGFFYMMDIDDEGRLKNVFWADPRSRAAYQDFGDVVTFDTTYLTNRYGMPFAPFVGVNHHGQSILLGAGLISSEDTETFVWLFETWLQCMDGIAPKAIITDQDRAMKNAIVLVFPKTRHRFCLWHILKKVPEKLGSYSSYKTGMKNALMKCVYDTQLVDEFEKCWDQLINTYNLHENAWLQSLYVEREHWIENENLADFQSFNATIPCISRSPIEKRFQELYTNAKFKEVQQQVNRIIDLNPKLYKNDGAVKTYMVEDEICLEEFTKPVTHFVNFSGEDAVAKCSCGLFEMRGILCRHILAMITLASASREHTEDASTKLYAMIDLYRTN